In Paenibacillus durus, the DNA window GCCTCGGAGCGGCAGATTTTGATTCATGTGATTATTCCCGCTGTCGTTCCCGCCTTTTTCAACGGGGTCCGGCTGGCTATGGGGAACTCATTCATGGCCATTGTCGGGGCGGAGATGATAGCAGCCAATGAGGGAGTCGGTTATCTGATCTGGACCTCGCGGCTGTATTCCAAGACGGACTGGATTTTCGTCGGCCTTCTGCTGCTGGGATTGATGGGCTTTGCCGGGGACCAGCTGCTGCGCTGGATGGGGAAGACGACGCTGGGGCGCTATGGAATTGCCAAAGAGACTAGATTTGGAAAGTAAAAAGGTTTGGGAAGTAAACTTGAACTGTAATCATGGGGGGACAAGACAAGTGAAAAGCAAGCAAAGCCAGGTATGGAAAGCAGTCGCCGCAGCAGTTTTGTTAATGGGAATCGTGATTTCATTGTCAGGCTGCGGAGACGCCAAGGCGAAGTCGGAAGAGACGGCGGATGGCGCCAAGCTGCAGAAAGTGCGAATCGGGGGAGATTCCTCTTTGTTCTCGCTGCAATTTCGGGTAGCCAAAGAGCAGGGCCTGTTCGAGAAAAATGGAATCGATGCTGAAATATCGACATTTTCCTTCGGTATTGACACACTCAATGCGGTACTGACCGACCGGGTGGATGTCGGGGAAGCGATGGATTATGCGGCGCTCAGCGCGCTGTCGAAGGGAGATTTAAAGGTGCTGTCCCTGTTCTCCTCGCCGAAAGAGACCAGTTCGAAGCTGTTCGCCAGAGACGGAATCAGTAAGCCCGAGGATCTGATCGGCAAGAAGCTGGGCGTACAAAAGGGGACGGTGAACGAATACATCTGGGGCAAGTATTTTGAGACGTTCCATATCGACAAGAAGGATGTTACTCTCGTTCCGCTGCAATCCA includes these proteins:
- a CDS encoding ABC transporter substrate-binding protein; amino-acid sequence: MKSKQSQVWKAVAAAVLLMGIVISLSGCGDAKAKSEETADGAKLQKVRIGGDSSLFSLQFRVAKEQGLFEKNGIDAEISTFSFGIDTLNAVLTDRVDVGEAMDYAALSALSKGDLKVLSLFSSPKETSSKLFARDGISKPEDLIGKKLGVQKGTVNEYIWGKYFETFHIDKKDVTLVPLQSTAEILAAYDRGDIQAAWFGTAFFDKAEKVEGSKALNDLSAINIRTKGFLVAKAALIKDNPQISEGLNKALAEASQYIADHPEEAAELAFKEVKIPKDNALREIKNEWEFDIRFSQEDLNQLEEIKKWSVDNGYIEQDFKLDDKLALEGLKEAFPDKVTAK